The Acinetobacter chinensis genomic sequence ATTAAACTGGGTTCAAATGCTGCTGCTATTTTCATGTTGGCGAAATATCAGGAAATTACCAAAGACAGTCAGTATATTGCTTATGCAGAAAAGCTGGCCGAAGGTATCCGCTATATGGTGGATGATAAAGGCGAAACAACACATGTTTTAAGTTATCCATCACTGGATGTAAAAGAACAGTTTCGTATTGTCTACTATGATGGTGAAGCTGCGCTTGGATTGCTGCGCCTGTATCAACTGAATGACAATCCAGCTTTACTGGATACGGTAAAGCTGATGTTTGAGCATTTTATAGAGAAAGATTACGATAAATATCATGATCACTGGTTAAGTTACTGCAGCAATGAGCTGACAAAAATCTGTCCTGAAGAAAAATATTTTCAGTTTGGCATGAATAACTATTTAAAGCATATGGACTTTATCAGAAATCGAAAAACGGCTTATGCAACATTCCTGGAAATGATGATGTCAGCTTATAAGATGGTCGTTCGTATGCGTGATCAGGGTTATACCGAACTGTTTGCGCAGGCTAAATTTGAAGAGCTTGAAGACCTGATCGAATATCGTACCGAGTATCAGCGTTCAGGATTTTTCTATCCAGAGGTTGCTATGTATCTGGCTAAACCCGAACGCATTCTGAATGCGTTTAATGTTCGGCATGACAGACTTCGGACAAGGATTGATGATCAGGAACATAATCTTTCAGGTTATGTGGCGTATATCAATCATTTTCATCGAAATGGTGGTGCTGAATGAAAAAAGATCTGTGGGCTGTTATCTGTGGAAATATACGTGATGAACTGGATTTCAAACTAACATTAAGTAAATTGATAAAACTTCGTTCTGAAAAAAAAATACAGCATATTATGCTTTCAACATGGCGTGGAGAAATTGATAAATATAATGGATTACGCACAGCACTTAAAAATCTTGATGTCTATTTACTTGAAAGTTTCCCTGTTTCTGATGACTTACAGACAGCAGCAACTGATGCAGTAAATTTTTGGAGACAGTCAAGGCAACTGATAGGTGCACTTGATTTAATACCCAAAGACAGCTTTATTCTGAGAGTTAGAACAGATCGAAGTCTGAATTATATTAATCAGATGGAAAAACTGGGTGTTTTTGATAATTATGAAGTTGAATCTATTCAATTCGGACAATTTCCAAGAGTTTTTCAGTATAAGCTTTTTGTATTTGCACCTAAAATGGTCAGGCTTATGCATATGATCGATTTTGTTTTTTTGGGATACCATAAAGATTTATATAAGTTGATCAATTTTGATGTAAATGAATTGATGTTCCAGAAGCAGATTGTTGCAAATGCTCAATGGTTTATGAAGCCATTCATTCAGGAATTTCCTGTAATTCGTGATTATATGCGTTTTACAGTATTTAAAAATACGATTCAGGTATTAAAGAAATATGTAGATGAAAAAAAAGAAGAGTCTATTTTTCCTGAAATATACTATAAAGTATATGCTATATATCTATTGATTATGCATACACATTTTAAAATATTATACATGGGGAGGGTGGATGATAGTACATTGGAAAATACAAGTTTTTATCAGTTTTTTAGTACATCGCCTGGAAATAATTTATATTCAACAGGGTTGGGGACTTCAATAAGAAATGAAAATGTACTGAAGTATGCAGTCGAAGGTAAATTGAAACCATCAGAAAGTTATTCTGTTTTTATGGAGAAAATTAATTTACTTAGAAGTAATGGGAATACAGTATATTTTGAATATAATTTTGAAGATTTGAAAAATCTTGAAGATTTTGTTAATCAAAAAATATATTGTGATAATAATGAAGTAAAATGGTATAAAGCATTAAAAACAAAACCACTTGAAATAGAAATAAATTATAAAGAAGATTATGATGTTAAAGTATTGAATTGCATCGAATGTGATATTGAATTATGGAGTGAGTTATCTGATACTTTATCAATTGAAAAAGAATTATGGAGGAAATGGCTTGTTATTCAATGTCCAAAATCAATAACAACTGAAAAAATGTTATTACCGGTTGCAAAAACAGGTATAGAATATGCTACGTATGTATTATTGGATATGTTGTATAATAATAGAATTTCTGAAGTAAATATTGCTGAAGTAATCAGAATTGTTGAATTTTATTTAAACATATCTGTAACAAAAGAATTAAGTACAAAAAACACAACAAGAATAGCATATAAATATTTTCAATTAATTCAAGAGGGTAAGATTTTAAATCCAAAAATAAATTTAAATAGACTTTTCTCATCTGTATTACGAGATTATGGTGTGGTGTTTTTTGAAAATCAATCAGATTATATAGGAAGCCTTGAATCTGTCTTAAATGGAAAAAATGATTTACGAGATTTGGATATTAATTTGTTGAATTCTATTTTGATTGATATGAATGAAAAAAGTTCACTTAGTAAAGATAATATACTAAAATTTTATTCAGAAAATAATTTAAAAATGGATGAGAAAGTGGTTTTAAAAGATTATATAAATTAAGGTGGAATATGAAAGTAGGTTTTTTAAGGTTTGATCAAAATCCGACAATAAAAGTTCGAGCAATTGCATATATATGTCATTACCATAATATTGATTTTTTTTACTTTCAACCTGAAGACGTTGATTTTGAGAAAAAGAAAATTAATGGTCGTTTTTTTATTAATGAAAATTGGGAATACAGAGAAACAGATTTTCCTGATTTGATTGATAATGCACCTTCTATAGCTAAGTATCGTAGTTTTTATGATGAAATGACAAAATATGTACCTTTTATGTGCTTTAGAATAGGGAATAAACAAAAGGTACAGAACATTCTTGAAAAAGATGGAGAATTTTCTCATATTTTGATTGAAACAGAGGAGGTCGAAGGTTTTGAAAAATTTGATCATTTTTTAAATCGAATGAAAAGCGTAATTTTAAAACCTAATGGCGGAAACATGGGGCGTAATATTATAAAAATTTCTAAAATTGGAAATGATTATAAAGTTGAAACGGATGGTGAGATAATAAATTTATCTAATTTGAAAAAATGGTTTGATGAACATGATTTTAGGGGCTATATTCAACAGGAATATGTAAATTCATTGAGTAAGAATAATCTTCCATTTGATATACGTATCCATGTGCGAAGAGGTTTAAATAAAAAATGGAATGTAGTTAAGGTTTATCCAAGAATTGGAATTAATCAGAATGTAACATCTAATATCAGTCAAGGTGGTTCTATTTCAAAACTTGTAGGTTTTTTGAAAAATAATTATGAAGATTATGAAGAAATTCAGAAAAAATTAAATAAGTTTGCAAGAGATTTTCCTCCATATTTTCAGAAGTTTTATAATTATGATCTTGATGCTTTAGGTATTGATATAGGGTTGGATAAAGAGGGTAATTTAAAGCTTTTTGAAGTAAATACTTATCCTGGTTCAAATTTTCTTGATATTGAAGATTCTGTTGTCAGAGTTCATTATTATCATTCATTCGCGAAGCAGGGATTATAATGAAAAGATTAATATTTGATGTTGATGAAACGATCTGTACGACTGTCAATGGTGATTATAAGAACTCAAAACCTATTACTTCAGTAATAGAAAAAATGTGGGATTATAAGCAGCAAGGTTTTGAAATCTGTCTTTCTACAAGTAGAAATATGAAAACCTATAGTGGAAACAGCGGTAAAATTGCAGCAAATACATTGCCGATTCTGATTGAATGGCTAAATAAACATAATGTTCCATATGATGAAATCTATATAGCTAAACCATGGTGTGGTTTTGAAGGGTTTTATGTGGATGATAAAGCAATAAGACCAGATGAGTTTGTGAACTTATCATATGAAGAAATAATTAAACTTACAACTAAAGAACAGGTATAAAATGATTGTAATTCCAATGGCAGGATTAAGTTCCAGATTCTTTAAAGAAGGGTATACAATGCCTAAGTATATGCTTGATTTAAATGGGATAACTGTTTTTGAATGGTCTGTCAGTTCATTTAAGGAATATTATTCATCCGACTTGTTTCTGTTCATTGTTTTTGATCATTTTAATACAGCTGATTTCGTTAAAAATCAGGTTAAAAAAATGGGTATTTCCAATTATCAAATTGTTACCCTGACTGAACATACACTTGGACAGGCAGATACTGTATTTCAGGGACTGAAAGAAGTGGATCAGGATGAAGATATTTATATCTTCAATATTGACTCACGACTGGAAAAGTTTACTAAATTTACAGATTATGAAAATCTTGATGGCTACCTTGAAGTATTTAATGGAGATGGTGAGCATTGGTCTTTTGTTTTACCTGGTGAAAATAACCAGGTATTGAAAACAACAGAAAAAGATAGAATTTCCAGTTTGTGCAGTAATGGATTATATTATTTTAAATCATCCAGTATTTTTAAAAAATATGTGAAAGAAGAAGTTGATGGTTTTAGTGGAAATGAAATTTATATTGCTCCTTTGTACAATAATTACATTGAAGATGGTTTGAATATTAAATATAAACTTGTTAATGAAACAGATATCAGTTTTTGTGGAACTCCAGCTGAGTATAAGGAAACTTTAAATAAAATTCTGGGAGTAAAGTGATGATTCTGATTGCATCAGGCGCATATGTTATATCTGAATTTCAGGTGGAGCTTGGAAAAATTCCACCATGTCTGTTACCTATAGGGAATAAAAAGTTACTTGAGCTGCAGGTATCTGCAATTAGAAAGACATTTAATAATCAGGATATTTATCTGTCATTACCTGAAAGTTATGAACTCTCTTCATCTGAAAATAAAATTATAGATGCTCTGAACCTGACAGTGGTTAAAACTCCGGATCAATTTAATCTGTGTGACTCTTTATTATATGTATTAAATACAAATGAAAAAATAAATGCCGATGAAGTGTTTTATCTGTTGCATGGTGATACCTTCATCTCTGATTTTGATAATTTAAAAGATAAAAATATTATTTCAGTATCACGCTCTTATGATAGTTATACCTGGGAAGTTGTTAAACAGAATAATGAACATGCTTTGGTCTGGAGTGGTTTTTTTTCTTTTTCATCAATCAGTTATTTACTGAAATCACTAACATTAAACCGTAATGATTATGTCAATGCAGTAAAATATTACAGCACTCAACACGAATTATCTCTGATTGAAACCGATAAATGGCATGATTTAGGACATTCAAATACCTATTTCAATTCCAGGGCAAATATAACGACACAACGTGCATTTAATGATCTTAAAATTATTGATGGTATAGTCAGTAAGCAAGGAAAACCTGATGTCAAGATTCAGGCTGAAGCACTATGGTTTGAAAATATTCCATCAGCACTTAAAAAATTTACACCTGTTTTATTAAATCACGGTGAGCGTAATGAAGGATATTATTATGAACTTGAGTATCTTCCATATATTCCACTGAATGAATTGTTTGTTCATGGTAAAAATGAAATACTGCAATGGAATAAAATTATACGTAAACTTGATGAGTATATTAATATTTCCATACAGAATGATATGGATGAAAACAGTAAAAGAGATATTAATCAGGATGCATTTAAACTTATTACAGATAAAACACGTGATCGATTAAAAGAATATTCTGAAGAAATGAATTTTGATCTGCAAAAAAGTTTTATTTATAAGAATAATAAGTTGCCTTCTGTACACCAGATTATGGAAGAATGTATAGAAAAAGTATTACGGATAGAAATTGTTCATGGTGTTATGCATGGAGATCTTTGCTTTAGTAATATTTTATACGATTCACGAGGCGATCGGATTAAAGTTATTGATCCTCGTGGGTTAAATTATAAAGCTGAATTTACAGTATTTGGTGACCTTAAATATGATTTTGCAAAGCTGACACATTCAATAGTTGGTCTTTATGATTATATTATTTCAGGTTATTATAAAATTGAAGAATCAGCAAATGGATCTATAGAAATTGTTTTTGATATAGATGAGCGCATTGAAAAAGTTATATCTCAATATATGCAGAATTTTAAGGTTAGTGGCTTGTCAGTTCAGGATATCATTCCCTTGGTTATTCTTTTGTTTATGTCAATGCTTCCATTACATGCAGATAGGCCGGACAGGCAGAAAGCAATGCTTATAAATGCTTTGAGGTTATATAAAGTCTATATGCTGAATTGATCTGGAGGGAATTATGCACTTATTAAGAGATGACCCGATAGTAGAAGAAATCAGAGGTTATTATAATAATTTATCTGAATTTAATGATTCAGAAGAGGATTTTATATCTAAAATAAAAAAACTGTTTTCTGATAATAAAATTGTTGAAGTTTCTGCATGTACTTTAAAAGGGATAGAGGTTTTTCCTAATAATTTAAAAATTAAGCTTTTAAATTTTGATGCATTACTGAGACTGGGTTTCTTTCTTGATGCACAGTTGGCAATAGAAAAAGTTTTTTACATGGAACGTAGTCGAAATATCTTGGTTTTTGAAAGAATTTTTGAGTTGTATCTTAGATTGGCTGAATATAATAAATTAATTGATCTTTGCCAGGCGAATATTCCAATTCTTTTAAACAGTGAACGTGCATCAAAACAATATATTGATTTTTTAATTCGAACCAGAAATTATGAATGGTATGACTTTTTATTCGATAACTTTGAGGAAAAACTCCTTGCAATTTTAAAGAACTCTATAAAGCGTGTTTTTTTTGATTATAAAAAATATAAAATTTCTGACTTGATTTATTTGCATTCAATATATACAAAAGCTGATTTTGAAAAAATAATGGATATTATATGGAGACTGTATCATCAAGGTGAGCGGTCGATGTTATATTTCCAGTATGCATGTAAAACTTATGAAGGTGAAGTTTATACAGGTTTGAGGCAGATTTTTTTTAATCAGCAGGCATATTTACACTTTCGGAATGATGCCAACTTTTTGTTGGAATATGCCCATAATCTGATATTTCGTAAATTTTATGAACATGTTTTTTATTTCTTTAAAAATATCGATGTTACGAATATTATCTGTGATCCTTTCGTAAATGAATATCAGAGAAACAGGCTGTATTATTTTATAATCAAGCTGAACTCACTTGTTCAGGACGAAGATAAGTGCTTAATCACCTATGATCAGGCTTTAAAATTTAATCTGATAAAGCCTTATAGTCTTGATTTCTGTAGACAATATTCACTTGCTTTAAAAGCAGGAGTTTCAACAGCTGATTTTGAACAAAAAATACAGGATTTTTCAGAAAAGACACAGGAAGTTATTAATTTTATTGTTTTTAAAGTTTCACAGATCGTATCTGATGGTAAGAATGAATTTGTTGATTTGAATCTGGCTGGGCAGATGCGTGGTGGATTGAACTCTATCAATGATATAAATGAACTGATATCAAATTACAATTTCAAAAAAGTTTTCTTCTCGACATGGAACATTCAGCCTGTGTTTCCACCAAGGTTATATTCTTTAGGACGCATTCTTGGTTTTTCTGCTGTTAGATTACTCCCTGAACCGTTCAGGCATTTTGGATTTTTCCAGCAAAAGTTTCCTGTGCTGTCAAAAAAAATATTTTCTTCTGAAGGTATTGAGCTTAACCTTGAAACCCTGAATAAAATAAATGCAGATGTTGAATATCGTATTGTTGATGAGAAAGCATTTAATACATTGTATGAGTCACAGCAGGGGTTTCTGATAGGCTCAAGATTGCATCAGGCAAAAATGTTTTATCATTTTTATCATTCTATTCCATCATTTTCTGGTGCGCGTGTGGTTTTGAGAAAACGACCTGATATGAAAAATCATATTAAGTTTGATATGTCTGACCATTTCAAAGTGCTGTCCAAACATGATAACTACCTATATATCAATTATTTTGATCATAATCTCGGATTTTGTGACCGTTTTTCATTAGGTAGCCAGGCTTCAATTAAAAAAATAGGGATGATCTGGGAAACTGCACTTCATTTCAATAAACTGATTTATGCTGATTTTTTTGATGACTATACACATCTCAGAGCAGCAGAGCATTTGATGAGCTCACACATTGTCGCCTGTGGCATTAAAACACGGTATGTACACTGTCAAAGAGAGGAGTTTATTGAGTCTGACAATTTAGGAGAAATTCCTCTTAAAAGTGAATTTTTAGAGGATTTCAGTGCATTGTCTGATGAGGAAAAAGGGCAGTTGAATAAGTTCTATAATTATATGATTGAAACACTCAGTTGATGAATAGGGTTAAGGCAATAGCTCATCAGCTGTTGCCTTTTCGGTTTTATTTCGCTTTATTTAAGAAATCCATATATGGTTTCACCAGTAACTGTTCCTGCTCCATAATTGGCATATGACCCACACCTTTTAAAATGACAGGTTCCTGCGCATTTTTGAGTAATCCTTTCAGTTCAGCAGCAGCTTCAACATTTATGACCTGGTCTTTGTCTCCCCACGCGATCAGTACCGGTTGATCTACAGATCGGGCAGCCAAAGCAAAAGTATCAGGTGTATAAACTTTTGCCATTACAATCAGCTGTTCAATCAGCTTTGAGGTATTGGCTGATTGTGAAATCATCATTTTTTCCTGAGACTCTTTCAGTTCTTTCGGAATAAATGGAGGTAAGTTCGTCGCAATTTTTAAGATTCTGTCCAGATCACCTGGTTTTGCAACCAGCATATTTCTGAGTGTTGTTGGATCTTTCAGATAGGGCGTATTAGCAGATTTAAACACACCTGCGCTATCTATAAGGAACAGTGATTTTGTATCTACAGGATATTGAGCAGTATAGAGCAGGGCAATAGCTCCCCCCATCGAATGTCCTGCAACATGTAATCCATTTTCAAACTTTGCCGCTTCAGCAAAACGACGCAGTTTTTCAGTCATATTGGGAATGGAATAATCAAAGTCCGCTGCAACTTTGCTGTCACCCTGCCCAGGTAAATCTGGAATAATAACGTGATAATACGGTGTCAGATATCGGGCTAAGCGGTTCCAGTTATCACGGCTGCCAGCTAAACCGTGTACAAGCATCAATGTCGGTTTACCAGCTTGTCCACCTTCACTGTAAGCCCATTCTATATCGCCAACTTTAAGTTTTTTACTCTGCATACCTGCCCAGGCTCTTTCCTGTTGCAGTACACTCTGTATATCTATGGAACCTGCAAGCGCTATTGAGGGCAGGCTGAATGCACTTACTGTACCGACAGCCAGTGCTGTGGAAAGTAATAGTTTTTTGAAGATTCCTTTCATTGATATTCTCAGTTTTTGTTGTTAGTGTCCTGTTTAAGCTTAGATTAAGCTGGTATTAATTTCATTTGCCTAAAATGAATAATGGTTAATTTTTGAGTCAATATGGCAGACAATTTTAGTAAAAGTACAAATGAACTGGCAGTGCAGATTCTTTCAGTGATTACACAGATCCCTTATGGAAAAGTTGCAAGCTATGGGCAGATTGCAAAACTGGCAGGTTTACCCCGGCATGCAAGACTGGTTGGTTTTGTGCTGAAAAATCTGGACAATGCTTCAGATATTCCCTGGTATAGAGTGATTAATTCACAAGGAAAGATCAGTTTGCCTAAGGAAAATGAAACAGGTGAAAATCTACAGCAGATAAAATTGATGCAGGAAAATGTGCCTGTGATCAATGGAAAAGTAGATTTAAAAAAATATGGATGGATGCAGTGAAATTACTGAAATAACTCCTCACTGCATCTGCAGTGAGGAGCGAAGTTCTGAACAGTTTACTGACGTACTACCAGTACTGGAATTTCTGTTTCACCAAGTACACTTTGAGCAACGCTGCCCAGGAACAGTTTTTTGATACCTGTACGGCCATGCGAGCCAATGACAATCAGATCAGCATTGATTTCTTTAGCTGCATTTACAATTTCACGATGAATAACCTGACCTTCGATCAGTTTTGATTCAACATTAACACCTTCTGCTTTGAATTTTTCAGCAGCTTCTTCTAGTGTTTTAATGATGGATGAGCGAGCACGTTCAATCAGCTCATTTGTCTGAGTGGATGTGATGTATTCAGCAGCAATGTAAGGGTCAAGGGCAAGAACCTGGACAACTGTGATTTTACTGCCAAAAGCTTTTGAAAATTCAACAGCTTTTGCGACTGCTGAATAAGAAGTTTCTGAACCATCCACAGGGACTAAAATATTTTGATAGGACATTTTTTCTCTCCATTAACATTATTTCAAAGATGTAGTATTTATCACTATGAATTACGGAGTACTTTACAGCCTCTCTTTATCATACTGCTGTTCTTCAACAAATAAAACATAGTAATTTCATAGGGATAATTTTTAAAAATACTCATGTGCTGAGGTTTAACTTAGCACAAATTGTTTATTTAATATGCACCTATACACTAAAGTCTGAGTACGGATTTCAACAGGATTGCGGTATCTGAAAGTTTTGGATACATATTATTTTTGAACAATTTTTGACTGGTCAGGGCTGTGATGATTAAAGTTATTTTATTTTTTCTAAGTTATAATAATTTATATGAATAGCATCAATTAAAATATTGAAAAATTTATATTTTTAAAAAATATAGGTCAGTACATAAAATAATAAAGTTAATCAACTGAATTTCAACTGGAGTGACCTTTCACTTATTCAATAAATACAAATGAATGGATATTATAATGAATAAATTGATATATTTTATTTTCCACCATTAGCTTGTTTTGTGTTTCGCTATGTGAA encodes the following:
- a CDS encoding YheC/YheD family protein, encoding MKVGFLRFDQNPTIKVRAIAYICHYHNIDFFYFQPEDVDFEKKKINGRFFINENWEYRETDFPDLIDNAPSIAKYRSFYDEMTKYVPFMCFRIGNKQKVQNILEKDGEFSHILIETEEVEGFEKFDHFLNRMKSVILKPNGGNMGRNIIKISKIGNDYKVETDGEIINLSNLKKWFDEHDFRGYIQQEYVNSLSKNNLPFDIRIHVRRGLNKKWNVVKVYPRIGINQNVTSNISQGGSISKLVGFLKNNYEDYEEIQKKLNKFARDFPPYFQKFYNYDLDALGIDIGLDKEGNLKLFEVNTYPGSNFLDIEDSVVRVHYYHSFAKQGL
- a CDS encoding HAD family hydrolase, coding for MKRLIFDVDETICTTVNGDYKNSKPITSVIEKMWDYKQQGFEICLSTSRNMKTYSGNSGKIAANTLPILIEWLNKHNVPYDEIYIAKPWCGFEGFYVDDKAIRPDEFVNLSYEEIIKLTTKEQV
- a CDS encoding glycosyltransferase family 2 protein, with amino-acid sequence MIVIPMAGLSSRFFKEGYTMPKYMLDLNGITVFEWSVSSFKEYYSSDLFLFIVFDHFNTADFVKNQVKKMGISNYQIVTLTEHTLGQADTVFQGLKEVDQDEDIYIFNIDSRLEKFTKFTDYENLDGYLEVFNGDGEHWSFVLPGENNQVLKTTEKDRISSLCSNGLYYFKSSSIFKKYVKEEVDGFSGNEIYIAPLYNNYIEDGLNIKYKLVNETDISFCGTPAEYKETLNKILGVK
- a CDS encoding RIO2 family protein; this encodes MILIASGAYVISEFQVELGKIPPCLLPIGNKKLLELQVSAIRKTFNNQDIYLSLPESYELSSSENKIIDALNLTVVKTPDQFNLCDSLLYVLNTNEKINADEVFYLLHGDTFISDFDNLKDKNIISVSRSYDSYTWEVVKQNNEHALVWSGFFSFSSISYLLKSLTLNRNDYVNAVKYYSTQHELSLIETDKWHDLGHSNTYFNSRANITTQRAFNDLKIIDGIVSKQGKPDVKIQAEALWFENIPSALKKFTPVLLNHGERNEGYYYELEYLPYIPLNELFVHGKNEILQWNKIIRKLDEYINISIQNDMDENSKRDINQDAFKLITDKTRDRLKEYSEEMNFDLQKSFIYKNNKLPSVHQIMEECIEKVLRIEIVHGVMHGDLCFSNILYDSRGDRIKVIDPRGLNYKAEFTVFGDLKYDFAKLTHSIVGLYDYIISGYYKIEESANGSIEIVFDIDERIEKVISQYMQNFKVSGLSVQDIIPLVILLFMSMLPLHADRPDRQKAMLINALRLYKVYMLN
- a CDS encoding alpha/beta fold hydrolase → MKGIFKKLLLSTALAVGTVSAFSLPSIALAGSIDIQSVLQQERAWAGMQSKKLKVGDIEWAYSEGGQAGKPTLMLVHGLAGSRDNWNRLARYLTPYYHVIIPDLPGQGDSKVAADFDYSIPNMTEKLRRFAEAAKFENGLHVAGHSMGGAIALLYTAQYPVDTKSLFLIDSAGVFKSANTPYLKDPTTLRNMLVAKPGDLDRILKIATNLPPFIPKELKESQEKMMISQSANTSKLIEQLIVMAKVYTPDTFALAARSVDQPVLIAWGDKDQVINVEAAAELKGLLKNAQEPVILKGVGHMPIMEQEQLLVKPYMDFLNKAK
- a CDS encoding MGMT family protein: MADNFSKSTNELAVQILSVITQIPYGKVASYGQIAKLAGLPRHARLVGFVLKNLDNASDIPWYRVINSQGKISLPKENETGENLQQIKLMQENVPVINGKVDLKKYGWMQ
- a CDS encoding universal stress protein encodes the protein MSYQNILVPVDGSETSYSAVAKAVEFSKAFGSKITVVQVLALDPYIAAEYITSTQTNELIERARSSIIKTLEEAAEKFKAEGVNVESKLIEGQVIHREIVNAAKEINADLIVIGSHGRTGIKKLFLGSVAQSVLGETEIPVLVVRQ